Proteins encoded together in one Longimicrobiaceae bacterium window:
- a CDS encoding transglycosylase SLT domain-containing protein codes for MTDMQHTPPERSAGILDQALGRVRRSAPLRRWGAVLALGAMGTGMGVARAAENAHRRAPAAPLFAPDGVAVNAMVATTAPAGPDWDLPNLDHERVDFWVERFTTSKRGEFTRFLERSGRYVPMISAKLAERGMPQDLIYLAMIESGFNPSAYSPAAASGLWQFIEETGKRYGLAVNRAVDERNDPVKSTDAALDYLTELHERFGSWYLSAAAYNTGENRVARIMREETGSERGDEESYYRIWNRLPRETRDYVPLMIAAARIAKEPAKYGFDTVQPEAPMTYEEVVVDPGAPLDAVARAAGIPVKEVKDLNPQLTLDRTRNDRRSVIRVPEGTRTAFLVNWPRVREERTLAVTEYRVRYGDSLLAIARRHGVTAEQIRQENQIRGDRIRAGQTLRIPPASG; via the coding sequence ATGACCGATATGCAGCACACGCCGCCGGAACGGAGCGCGGGGATCCTGGACCAGGCCCTGGGACGCGTCCGCCGGTCCGCCCCGCTGCGCCGCTGGGGCGCGGTGCTCGCGCTGGGGGCCATGGGCACGGGGATGGGGGTCGCGCGCGCCGCGGAGAACGCGCACCGCAGGGCTCCCGCGGCACCCCTGTTCGCGCCCGACGGGGTGGCCGTCAACGCGATGGTGGCGACCACCGCCCCGGCCGGCCCCGACTGGGACCTCCCCAACCTGGACCACGAGCGCGTGGACTTCTGGGTGGAGCGCTTCACCACCAGCAAGCGGGGCGAGTTCACCCGATTCCTTGAGCGGAGCGGACGCTACGTCCCGATGATCTCGGCCAAGCTCGCCGAGCGCGGGATGCCGCAGGACCTGATCTACCTCGCCATGATCGAGTCCGGCTTCAACCCCTCCGCCTACTCCCCGGCCGCGGCCTCCGGGCTCTGGCAGTTCATCGAGGAGACGGGGAAGCGCTACGGCCTGGCCGTGAACCGGGCGGTGGACGAGCGCAACGACCCGGTGAAGTCCACCGACGCCGCGCTGGACTACCTCACCGAGCTGCACGAGCGCTTCGGCTCCTGGTACCTCTCGGCCGCCGCGTACAACACCGGCGAGAACCGCGTCGCACGCATCATGCGCGAGGAGACCGGCTCCGAGCGCGGCGACGAGGAGTCGTACTACCGCATCTGGAACCGCCTCCCCCGCGAAACGCGCGACTACGTGCCGCTGATGATCGCCGCCGCGCGCATCGCCAAGGAGCCCGCCAAGTACGGCTTCGACACGGTGCAGCCCGAAGCGCCCATGACCTACGAGGAGGTCGTGGTGGACCCGGGCGCGCCGCTGGACGCCGTCGCCCGCGCCGCCGGGATCCCTGTGAAGGAAGTCAAGGACCTGAACCCGCAGCTCACGCTGGACCGCACCCGCAACGACCGGCGGAGCGTGATCCGCGTCCCCGAGGGCACGCGCACCGCGTTCCTGGTGAACTGGCCCCGCGTGCGCGAGGAGCGGACCCTGGCCGTCACCGAGTACCGGGTGCGCTACGGCGACTCGCTCCTCGCCATCGCGCGGCGGCACGGCGTGACCGCCGAGCAGATCCGCCAGGAGAACCAGATCCGCGGCGACCGGATCCGCGCCGGCCAGACGCTCCGGATCCCGCCCGCCTCCGGCTGA